From the Phyllopteryx taeniolatus isolate TA_2022b chromosome 16, UOR_Ptae_1.2, whole genome shotgun sequence genome, one window contains:
- the narfl gene encoding cytosolic Fe-S cluster assembly factor narfl isoform X2, whose protein sequence is MLCQECVKPVKVEKKEGNSVAKIQIEDDGSYVQINQSGQKQKLSKAKITLNDCLACSGCITSAESVLITQQSHEELFKVLRNNKVSETEKKVVVVSVSPQSRASLAAFYGLSSSSEAGRRLTSFFKGLGVHHVFDTSFSRTFSLLESQREFVERFQRKEQDSSSLPMMTSACPGWICYAEKTHGEFILPYISTTRSPQAMMGSLVKGYFAQEQGLSPQQIYHVAVMPCFDKKLEASRPDFYLNEAESREVDCVITSGEVQKMLEEEKVTLNDIQAGPLDTLFSRVRDGKFLSHAGSGSGGYLHHVFTYAAEQIFGEEVKELSYKTLRNKDFQEVTLEKDGAAVLRFASTYGFRNIQNLVQKLKRGKSPYHFVEVMACPSGCLNGGGQLKPSPGQNPKEFFQKVEALYRAEQAPAPEDDAGVAELYRSWLGGVGEERAKELLRTDYHAVEKMINGLAMKW, encoded by the exons ATGCTCTGTCAG GAATGTGTCAAACCTGTCAAAGTAGAGAAGAAAGAGGGCAACTCTGTGGCCAAAATCCAGATCGAAGATGATGGCAGTTATGTCCAAATCAACCAA TCCGGGCAGAAGCAGAAGCTTTCAAAAGCAAAGATCACATTGAACGACTGTTTGGCTTGTAGCGGATGTATCACTTCGGCCGAGAGCGTCCTCATCACGCAGCAAAGCCATGAGGAGCTCTTCAAAGTGTTGCGCAACAACAAG GTGAGCGAGACAGAGAagaaggtggtggtggtgtccGTGTCCCCTCAGTCCAGAGCGTCGCTGGCCGCATTCTACggcctcagcagcagcagcgaggcGGGCAGGAGGCTCACCTCCTTCTTCAAAGGCCTCG GCGTCCATCACGTGTTTGACACAAGCTTCAGTCGGACCTTCAGCCTGCTGGAGAGCCAGCGGGAGTTCGTGGAGCGCTTCCAAAGGAAGGAGCAGGACAGCTCATCCTTGCCCATGATGACATCAGCATGTCCAG GTTGGATCTGCTATGCGGAGAAGACGCACGGAGAGTTTATTCTTCCTTACATCAGCACCACTCGCTCACCTCAGGCGATGATGGGCTCTCTGGTTAAAGGCTATTTTGCACAAGAGCag ggCCTGAGCCCACAGCAGATCTACCACGTGGCGGTGATGCCCTGCTTCGATAAGAAACTGGAGGCCTCCAGGCCGGACTTCTACCTGAACGAAGCGGAGAGCAGAGAAGTGGACTGCGTCATCACGTCTG GAGAAGTTCAGAAAATGCTAGAGGAGGAAAAGGTGACTCTTAATGATATCCAAGCGGGACCTCTCGATACACT TTTCAGCCGCGTACGAGACGGCAAGTTCCTTAGCCACGCCGGGAGCGGCTCAGGCGGTTACCTCCATCACGTCTTCACCTACGCGGCCGAGCAGATATTTGGAGAGGAGGTCAAGGAACTCAGCTATAAGACCCTCCG GAATAAAGACTTCCAGGAGGTGACGCTGGAGAAGGACGGCGCGGCGGTGCTGCGTTTCGCTTCCACTTACGGCTTTCGTAACATCCAGAACCTGGTGCAGAAACTCAAGAGGGGGAAGTCGCCGTACCACTTTGTGGAGGTTATGGCCTGTCCCTCAG GATGTCTGAACGGGGGCGGGCAGCTGAAACCGTCGCCCGGTCAGAACCCGAAGGAGTTCTTCCAGAAGGTGGAGGCGCTCTACCGAGCCGAGCAGGCCCCGGCGCCGGAGGACGACGCCGGCGTGGCCGAGCTGTACCGCTCGTGGCTCGGCGGCGTGGGCGAGGAGCGCGCCAAAGAGCTGCTGCGCACCGACTACCACGCCGTGGAGAAGATGATCAACGGGCTCGCTATGAAATGGTGA
- the hagh gene encoding hydroxyacylglutathione hydrolase, mitochondrial gives MLLKSLVASACTLVGAATAFKLAPVEVKARAAALLHSTARKTKVLEQANMRVELLPALSDNYMYLLIDTDTKEAAIVDPVEPVKVVEAVRKHGVKLTTVLTTHHHWDHAGGNEKMVKLMPGLKVYGGDDRIDAITKKVSHSNSFKVGSLNVKCLFTPCHTTGHICYYVTKDDSSEPPAVFTGDTLFVAGCGKFFEGTAEQMYKALIEILGRLPAETRVYCGHEYTVSNLKFARHVEPDNEVIQKKLAWAKAREEDDKPTVPSTLREEFDYNPFLRLTEERVQKFTGKTDPVEVLKVLRKEKDKFKKPKESLPPHAMLALEWGLFGR, from the exons ATGCTACTTAAATCGCTCGTAGCGAGTGCCTGCACTCTAGTAGGAGCTGCCACAGCCTTCAAACTCG CTCCCGTCGAGGTCAAGGCCCGAGCAGCGGCTCTGCTGCACAGCACCGCGAGgaaaacaaaagttttggagCAAGCCAACATGAGGGTGGAACTTCTGCCGGCTCTCAGTGACAACTACATGTACCTGCTCATCGACACGGACACCAAAGAAGCAGCAATAGTGGACCCCGTGGAGCCCGTGAAg gtTGTGGAAGCAGTCAGAAAACATGGAGTCAAGCTCACAACAGTTCTGACCACCCACCACCACTG GGATCACGCCGGCGGGAACGAGAAGATGGTGAAACTCATGCCCGGCCTGAAGGTCTACGGAGGAGACGATCGCATCGATGCCATCACAAAGAAAGTCTCTCACTCCAACAGTTTCAAA GTCGGCTCGCTAAACGTCAAATGTCTGTTCACGCCGTGCCACACAACTGGCCACATCTGCTACTACGTGACCAAAGACGACAGCTCTGAGCCTCCAGCGGTTTTTACAG GGGACACACTGTTTGTTGCCGGCTGCGGGAAATTCTTTGAGGGCACCGCGGAGCAGATGTACAAAGCCTTGATTGAAATTCTGGGACGCCTTCCTGCTGAAACG CGAGTCTACTGTGGTCATGAGTACACGGTGAGCAACCTGAAGTTTGCACGCCACGTTGAGCCAGACAATGAAGTCATTCAGAAAAAGCTGGCATGGGCaaag GCGAGAGAGGAAGACGACAAACCCACAGTGCCGTCCACCCTGCGGGAGGAGTTTGACTACAACCCTTTTCTACGCCTCAC AGAGGAAAGGGTGCAGAAGTTCACGGGCAAGACGGACCCCGTGGAGGTGCTGAAGGTCCTGCGCAAGGAGAAGGACAAGTTCAAGAAGCCCAAGGAGAGCCTTCCTCCCCACGCCATGTTGGCTTTGGAGTGGGGGTTGTTCGGACGCTGA
- the fahd1 gene encoding acylpyruvase FAHD1, mitochondrial, with amino-acid sequence MSARNIARFWEWGRKIICVGRNYAEHAKELKNAVPAEPLLFLKPPSAYVREGSPILAPAYTGELQHEVELGVVIGKGGAAIPRSAAMEHVAGYALCLDMTARDVQDECKAKGLPWTLAKAFDTSCPVSDFIPKERVPEPGDLELWLTVNGQLRQRGRTSQMIFSVPHLISYISHVITLEEGDLILTGTPDGVSAVREGDELQAGIDGVVTVTFRVERKGR; translated from the coding sequence ATGTCCGCACGCAACATCGCCCGCTTTTGGGAGTGGGGGAGGAAGATCATCTGCGTGGGCCGCAACTACGCGGAGCACGCCAAAGAGCTGAAGAACGCCGTCCCCGCCGAGCCGCTGCTGTTCTTGAAGCCCCCTTCGGCCTACGTCCGCGAGGGCTCGCCCATCCTGGCGCCCGCCTACACGGGCGAGCTGCAGCACGAGGTGGAGCTCGGGGTGGTGATCGGCAAGGGGGGGGCGGCCATCCCGCGCTCCGCCGCCATGGAGCACGTGGCCGGCTACGCGCTGTGCCTGGACATGACGGCCCGGGACGTGCAGGACGAGTGCAAGGCCAAAGGTCTGCCCTGGACGCTGGCCAAGGCCTTCGACACCTCGTGCCCGGTCAGCGACTTCATCCCCAAGGAGCGCGTCCCCGAGCCGGGCGACCTCGAGCTGTGGCTGACGGTCAACGGGCAGCTGAGGCAGCGCGGCCGCACGTCGCAGATGATCTTCTCCGTCCCTCACCTCATCAGCTACATCAGCCACGTCATCACCCTGGAGGAGGGCGACCTCATCCTGACCGGGACGCCCGACGGGGTGTCGGCCGTGCGGGAGGGCGACGAGCTGCAGGCGGGCATCGACGGAGTCGTCACCGTGACCTTCAGAGTCGAGAGGAAAGGTCGCTAG
- the e4f1 gene encoding transcription factor E4F1 isoform X1, protein MFATPRQRCDTDGESETLNDMNVEKNLTAHEQRQHAEDGSGTITIHTNLGDEDEDVHKCGRCQNEFSTLEAFIQHKLRHSCRRESSSQSEEQMVEASNGSTQAVQEAASSEPESTNIKNTNASTAALGRGCRKKSTSLKVSKQSETPEVSVSDNAESDKPVYKINVDGRYLCQLCDKTFKTSNILKTHMKTHSDQKNFACDLCDTSFRTKGSLIRHNRRHSDERPYHCMLCGQSFRESGALTRHLKSLTPCIEKIRFSQCKEILVSKDGMKKGFFGPDCFAETGQQEVVEDQPAEEQVVEAQTAVISLVEAGSQEVIHQVHFTMEVDGTTQEQQVIVDQSQAEALAAAAGDNLICQAILNSGIALRTEEGVHASQATDELEKMVIQCPGADGTEVQVKEELVEVVAREAGQTASKLYTCPHCNRSFKGLNYFRFHVKGHSGYKPFRCTLCQRDFLSGYLLKKHMDVHVSERRYKCGECGKLYKTRGHVQEHMRAHSNERPHTCARCKKAYKTKNALQVHQRTHGEEKPYVCQFCFRGFREKGSLVRHTRHHTGEKPFKCPKCGRGFAEHGTLNRHVRAKGGCHKDESGKQQQQREEELVVTEEQVSGENLATTAIITEDPHALLVEFSSVVADTQEYIIKTQTDEEVHEEQVTLIQDSQNEMGKQIVKVVQQIVSQSHSAGSTGSHQIILRNVSGGEEGASIVDCGDTITIATPESLTEQVAMTLASAISDGTLLADAVKTAQGTVAMVTMEEAVEEGIQLVEQQQEEEEEYDVITTPQEVEIHTVIV, encoded by the exons ATGTTTGCCACCCCGCGGCAGCGTTGCGACACAGACGGAGAGTCGGAGACCTTGAACGACATGAATGTCGAAAAGAATCTTACGGCACATGAGCAGCGGCAACACGCGGAGGACGGCAGCGGAACTATCACCATACACACCAACCTCGGAGACGAAG ATGAGGATGTGCACAAATGTGGACGCTGTCAGAACGAGTTTTCCACCTTGGAGGCTTTTATTCAACACAAGCTGCGTCACAGCTGCAGACGAGAGTCGAGCAGTCAAAGTGAAGAGCAAATG GTTGAGGCTTCCAATGGAAGCACCCAAGCGGTGCAAGAAGCTGCCTCAAGTGAGCCAGAGAGCACCAACATTAAAAACA CAAATGCAAGCACTGCTGCGTTGGGACGAGGCTGCAGGAAGAAAAGCACATCTCTGAAAGTGTCCAAACAGTCCGAGACGCCTGAAGTGTCCGTTTCTGACAACGCCGAGAGCGACAAGCCCGTTTACAAAATCAACGTAGACGGGCGGTACCTTTGTCAGCTCTGTGACAAGACCTTTAAAACG AGCAACATCTTGAAAACTCACATGAAGACTCACAGCGATCAAAAGAATTTTGCGTGTGACCTATGCGACACATCCTTCCGCACTAAAGGCTCCTTGATTCGTCATAACCGGCGTCACTCTG ATGAGCGGCCGTACCACTGCATGCTGTGCGGCCAGTCGTTCAGAGAGTCGGGAGCCCTCACCAGACACCTCAAGTCCCTCACACCGTGCATTGAGAAGATCCGCTTTTCTCAGTGCAAGGAGATTCTGGTGAGCAAGGATGGAATGAAGAAAG GGTTTTTTGGACCAGATTGTTTTGCTGAGACCGGTCAGCAGGAGGTGGTGGAGGACCAGCCGGCAGAGGAGCAGGTGGTGGAGGCGCAAACAGCCGTCATCAGTTTGGTGGAGGCGGGCTCCCAAGAGGTCATCCACCAGGTCCACTTCACCATGGAGGTGGACGGCACCACACAGGAGCAACAG GTCATTGTGGACCAGTCTCAGGCAGAAGccctcgccgccgccgccggcgataacctcatctgtcaggcCATCCTCAACTCCGGCATTGCGCTGAGGACAGAGGAAGGCGTGCACGCTTCGCAGGCCACGGATGAACTGGAGAAAATGGTCATCCAGTGTCCTGGCGCTGATGGCACGGAGGTCCAAGTTAAAGAGGAGTTAGTGGAAGTGGTGGCACGG GAAGCGGGGCAGACTGCCTCCAAATTGTACACATGTCCACACTGTAATCGCTCTTTTAAGGGTTTGAACTACTTCCGCTTCCATGTCAAAGGCCATTCGG GTTATAAACCCTTTAGGTGCACCCTGTGCCAGCGGGACTTCCTGAGTGGGTACCTGCTGAAGAAGCACATGGACGTCCACGTTAGCGAGAGGCGCTACAAGTGCGGCGAGTGCGGCAAGCTGTACAAAACCCGCGGACACGTGCAGGAACACATGAGGGCCCACTCCAATGAACGACCCCACACCTGTGCCAGATGCAAGAAAGCCTACAAGACCAAG AACGCTCTGCAGGTGCATCAGCGGACCCACGGCGAGGAGAAGCCGTACGTGTGTCAGTTCTGCTTCCGAGGCTTCCGAGAGAAAGGCTCGTTGGTCCGACACACTCGCCACCACACTGGCGAAAAGCCTTTCAAGTGCCCAAAGTGCGGTCGGGGCTTCGCCGAGCACGGGACTCTGAATCGCCACGTACGCGCTAAAG GGGGGTGCCACAAGGATGAATCCggcaaacagcagcagcagcgggaAGAGGAGTTGGTGGTCACAGAGGAACAGGTTTCCGGGGAGAACCTCGCCACAACGGCAATCATCACAGAAGACCCTCACGCGTTGCTGGTGGAGTTCTCCTCCGTGGTGGCCGACACGCAGGAGTACATCATCAAG ACGCAAACCGATGAGGAAGTGCATGAAGAACAGGTTACGCTCATTCAGGACAGCCAAAATGAG ATGGGAAAGCAGATCGTGAAGGTGGTGCAGCAAATCGTCAGCCAGTCGCACAGCGCGGGCAGCACGGGCAGCCACCAGATCATCCTCCGCAACGTCAGCGGGGGTGAGGAGGGCGCGTCCATCGTAGACTGCGGAGACACCATCACCATCGCCACGCCCGAGAGCCTGACGGAGCAGGTGGCCATGACGCTGGCCTCGGCCATCAGCGACGGCACGCTGCTGGCCGACGCCGTCAAGACCGCGCAGGGGACGGTCGCTATGGTGACCATGGAGGAGGCGGTCGAGGAGGGAATCCAGCTGGtggagcagcagcaggaggaggaggaggaatatGATGTGATCACCACGCCCCAAGAGGTGGAGATTCATACTGTCATTGTGTGA
- the narfl gene encoding cytosolic Fe-S cluster assembly factor narfl isoform X1, with protein sequence MTTRRKRRIALRRAAAMSSVFSGVLQLTDLDDFITPSQECVKPVKVEKKEGNSVAKIQIEDDGSYVQINQSGQKQKLSKAKITLNDCLACSGCITSAESVLITQQSHEELFKVLRNNKVSETEKKVVVVSVSPQSRASLAAFYGLSSSSEAGRRLTSFFKGLGVHHVFDTSFSRTFSLLESQREFVERFQRKEQDSSSLPMMTSACPGWICYAEKTHGEFILPYISTTRSPQAMMGSLVKGYFAQEQGLSPQQIYHVAVMPCFDKKLEASRPDFYLNEAESREVDCVITSGEVQKMLEEEKVTLNDIQAGPLDTLFSRVRDGKFLSHAGSGSGGYLHHVFTYAAEQIFGEEVKELSYKTLRNKDFQEVTLEKDGAAVLRFASTYGFRNIQNLVQKLKRGKSPYHFVEVMACPSGCLNGGGQLKPSPGQNPKEFFQKVEALYRAEQAPAPEDDAGVAELYRSWLGGVGEERAKELLRTDYHAVEKMINGLAMKW encoded by the exons ATGACGACGAGACGTAAACGGCGAATCGCTTTACGGCGGGCAGCAGCCATGTCTTCTGTCTTTAGCGGCGTGCTGCAGTTGACCGATCTCGACGATTTTATCACGCCGTCTCag GAATGTGTCAAACCTGTCAAAGTAGAGAAGAAAGAGGGCAACTCTGTGGCCAAAATCCAGATCGAAGATGATGGCAGTTATGTCCAAATCAACCAA TCCGGGCAGAAGCAGAAGCTTTCAAAAGCAAAGATCACATTGAACGACTGTTTGGCTTGTAGCGGATGTATCACTTCGGCCGAGAGCGTCCTCATCACGCAGCAAAGCCATGAGGAGCTCTTCAAAGTGTTGCGCAACAACAAG GTGAGCGAGACAGAGAagaaggtggtggtggtgtccGTGTCCCCTCAGTCCAGAGCGTCGCTGGCCGCATTCTACggcctcagcagcagcagcgaggcGGGCAGGAGGCTCACCTCCTTCTTCAAAGGCCTCG GCGTCCATCACGTGTTTGACACAAGCTTCAGTCGGACCTTCAGCCTGCTGGAGAGCCAGCGGGAGTTCGTGGAGCGCTTCCAAAGGAAGGAGCAGGACAGCTCATCCTTGCCCATGATGACATCAGCATGTCCAG GTTGGATCTGCTATGCGGAGAAGACGCACGGAGAGTTTATTCTTCCTTACATCAGCACCACTCGCTCACCTCAGGCGATGATGGGCTCTCTGGTTAAAGGCTATTTTGCACAAGAGCag ggCCTGAGCCCACAGCAGATCTACCACGTGGCGGTGATGCCCTGCTTCGATAAGAAACTGGAGGCCTCCAGGCCGGACTTCTACCTGAACGAAGCGGAGAGCAGAGAAGTGGACTGCGTCATCACGTCTG GAGAAGTTCAGAAAATGCTAGAGGAGGAAAAGGTGACTCTTAATGATATCCAAGCGGGACCTCTCGATACACT TTTCAGCCGCGTACGAGACGGCAAGTTCCTTAGCCACGCCGGGAGCGGCTCAGGCGGTTACCTCCATCACGTCTTCACCTACGCGGCCGAGCAGATATTTGGAGAGGAGGTCAAGGAACTCAGCTATAAGACCCTCCG GAATAAAGACTTCCAGGAGGTGACGCTGGAGAAGGACGGCGCGGCGGTGCTGCGTTTCGCTTCCACTTACGGCTTTCGTAACATCCAGAACCTGGTGCAGAAACTCAAGAGGGGGAAGTCGCCGTACCACTTTGTGGAGGTTATGGCCTGTCCCTCAG GATGTCTGAACGGGGGCGGGCAGCTGAAACCGTCGCCCGGTCAGAACCCGAAGGAGTTCTTCCAGAAGGTGGAGGCGCTCTACCGAGCCGAGCAGGCCCCGGCGCCGGAGGACGACGCCGGCGTGGCCGAGCTGTACCGCTCGTGGCTCGGCGGCGTGGGCGAGGAGCGCGCCAAAGAGCTGCTGCGCACCGACTACCACGCCGTGGAGAAGATGATCAACGGGCTCGCTATGAAATGGTGA
- the e4f1 gene encoding transcription factor E4F1 isoform X2: protein MFATPRQRCDTDGESETLNDMNVEKNLTAHEQRQHAEDGSGTITIHTNLGDEDEDVHKCGRCQNEFSTLEAFIQHKLRHSCRRESSSQSEEQMVEASNGSTQAVQEAASSEPESTNIKNTNASTAALGRGCRKKSTSLKVSKQSETPEVSVSDNAESDKPVYKINVDGRYLCQLCDKTFKTSNILKTHMKTHSDQKNFACDLCDTSFRTKGSLIRHNRRHSDERPYHCMLCGQSFRESGALTRHLKSLTPCIEKIRFSQCKEILVSKDGMKKDCFAETGQQEVVEDQPAEEQVVEAQTAVISLVEAGSQEVIHQVHFTMEVDGTTQEQQVIVDQSQAEALAAAAGDNLICQAILNSGIALRTEEGVHASQATDELEKMVIQCPGADGTEVQVKEELVEVVAREAGQTASKLYTCPHCNRSFKGLNYFRFHVKGHSGYKPFRCTLCQRDFLSGYLLKKHMDVHVSERRYKCGECGKLYKTRGHVQEHMRAHSNERPHTCARCKKAYKTKNALQVHQRTHGEEKPYVCQFCFRGFREKGSLVRHTRHHTGEKPFKCPKCGRGFAEHGTLNRHVRAKGGCHKDESGKQQQQREEELVVTEEQVSGENLATTAIITEDPHALLVEFSSVVADTQEYIIKTQTDEEVHEEQVTLIQDSQNEMGKQIVKVVQQIVSQSHSAGSTGSHQIILRNVSGGEEGASIVDCGDTITIATPESLTEQVAMTLASAISDGTLLADAVKTAQGTVAMVTMEEAVEEGIQLVEQQQEEEEEYDVITTPQEVEIHTVIV from the exons ATGTTTGCCACCCCGCGGCAGCGTTGCGACACAGACGGAGAGTCGGAGACCTTGAACGACATGAATGTCGAAAAGAATCTTACGGCACATGAGCAGCGGCAACACGCGGAGGACGGCAGCGGAACTATCACCATACACACCAACCTCGGAGACGAAG ATGAGGATGTGCACAAATGTGGACGCTGTCAGAACGAGTTTTCCACCTTGGAGGCTTTTATTCAACACAAGCTGCGTCACAGCTGCAGACGAGAGTCGAGCAGTCAAAGTGAAGAGCAAATG GTTGAGGCTTCCAATGGAAGCACCCAAGCGGTGCAAGAAGCTGCCTCAAGTGAGCCAGAGAGCACCAACATTAAAAACA CAAATGCAAGCACTGCTGCGTTGGGACGAGGCTGCAGGAAGAAAAGCACATCTCTGAAAGTGTCCAAACAGTCCGAGACGCCTGAAGTGTCCGTTTCTGACAACGCCGAGAGCGACAAGCCCGTTTACAAAATCAACGTAGACGGGCGGTACCTTTGTCAGCTCTGTGACAAGACCTTTAAAACG AGCAACATCTTGAAAACTCACATGAAGACTCACAGCGATCAAAAGAATTTTGCGTGTGACCTATGCGACACATCCTTCCGCACTAAAGGCTCCTTGATTCGTCATAACCGGCGTCACTCTG ATGAGCGGCCGTACCACTGCATGCTGTGCGGCCAGTCGTTCAGAGAGTCGGGAGCCCTCACCAGACACCTCAAGTCCCTCACACCGTGCATTGAGAAGATCCGCTTTTCTCAGTGCAAGGAGATTCTGGTGAGCAAGGATGGAATGAAGAAAG ATTGTTTTGCTGAGACCGGTCAGCAGGAGGTGGTGGAGGACCAGCCGGCAGAGGAGCAGGTGGTGGAGGCGCAAACAGCCGTCATCAGTTTGGTGGAGGCGGGCTCCCAAGAGGTCATCCACCAGGTCCACTTCACCATGGAGGTGGACGGCACCACACAGGAGCAACAG GTCATTGTGGACCAGTCTCAGGCAGAAGccctcgccgccgccgccggcgataacctcatctgtcaggcCATCCTCAACTCCGGCATTGCGCTGAGGACAGAGGAAGGCGTGCACGCTTCGCAGGCCACGGATGAACTGGAGAAAATGGTCATCCAGTGTCCTGGCGCTGATGGCACGGAGGTCCAAGTTAAAGAGGAGTTAGTGGAAGTGGTGGCACGG GAAGCGGGGCAGACTGCCTCCAAATTGTACACATGTCCACACTGTAATCGCTCTTTTAAGGGTTTGAACTACTTCCGCTTCCATGTCAAAGGCCATTCGG GTTATAAACCCTTTAGGTGCACCCTGTGCCAGCGGGACTTCCTGAGTGGGTACCTGCTGAAGAAGCACATGGACGTCCACGTTAGCGAGAGGCGCTACAAGTGCGGCGAGTGCGGCAAGCTGTACAAAACCCGCGGACACGTGCAGGAACACATGAGGGCCCACTCCAATGAACGACCCCACACCTGTGCCAGATGCAAGAAAGCCTACAAGACCAAG AACGCTCTGCAGGTGCATCAGCGGACCCACGGCGAGGAGAAGCCGTACGTGTGTCAGTTCTGCTTCCGAGGCTTCCGAGAGAAAGGCTCGTTGGTCCGACACACTCGCCACCACACTGGCGAAAAGCCTTTCAAGTGCCCAAAGTGCGGTCGGGGCTTCGCCGAGCACGGGACTCTGAATCGCCACGTACGCGCTAAAG GGGGGTGCCACAAGGATGAATCCggcaaacagcagcagcagcgggaAGAGGAGTTGGTGGTCACAGAGGAACAGGTTTCCGGGGAGAACCTCGCCACAACGGCAATCATCACAGAAGACCCTCACGCGTTGCTGGTGGAGTTCTCCTCCGTGGTGGCCGACACGCAGGAGTACATCATCAAG ACGCAAACCGATGAGGAAGTGCATGAAGAACAGGTTACGCTCATTCAGGACAGCCAAAATGAG ATGGGAAAGCAGATCGTGAAGGTGGTGCAGCAAATCGTCAGCCAGTCGCACAGCGCGGGCAGCACGGGCAGCCACCAGATCATCCTCCGCAACGTCAGCGGGGGTGAGGAGGGCGCGTCCATCGTAGACTGCGGAGACACCATCACCATCGCCACGCCCGAGAGCCTGACGGAGCAGGTGGCCATGACGCTGGCCTCGGCCATCAGCGACGGCACGCTGCTGGCCGACGCCGTCAAGACCGCGCAGGGGACGGTCGCTATGGTGACCATGGAGGAGGCGGTCGAGGAGGGAATCCAGCTGGtggagcagcagcaggaggaggaggaggaatatGATGTGATCACCACGCCCCAAGAGGTGGAGATTCATACTGTCATTGTGTGA